TTAGATTTTATCATATGAATTAAAATCTTGGTAAGCTAGTAAGATACCATCAtaaaattgtttctatttttataataaagatattttatatttgtaagcaatattttaaaatttataattttaatatttaaaaaaattaaattaaataaaacctaTTTTTGATTACTTCATAGAACTTCAAAGTTTGACACGTGCGGAAGTATGagatatttctatttattttatttgaaattgcCACAtgattgtgattttttttttttggataaatggaaatatttatttattttttattagtaatattCAAACCTCAgaacaaaaaagacaaaaaaaaaaaggaaaatccatAGGTtgaacaaacaacaaaaatcatgTCAAGTAGACATTCTCTGGTTGCTACTGAAGATGAGGTGGCAGACATGGATTGGATAATTACAAGACAGATAGGATGTCTTGTCTCTTAGCCAGTAACATTCAGATAAGGTTTTCCAGACTGTCCACCCAAATCATCAATCATGTCCACGTGTCAAAAACCATATATCATGGAGAAATTCAACGGCTGGGATTGAGCTCAGAGTAGATACATgggttgattttgaaaaaataataataataattgaaaatataaattaaaggaagcatgtctcttttcttcttctcttctggCTTTAACTCTTCTCTCCTTTTGGGCTGTGGATGGAAATATACACCACATGTTTGTTTGGAAAGCTAGAAAATGATTAGTTGAGAACATGTGAAGGGGCTTTCAAAAGGCAACCCCACTTTTATTCTCATgcaattttgattaaaaaaattgggaaatagGAATAATAATAGATACTTTCTTTGTAAgcaaaacatagaaaataaaaaataaaataaaatttttcacaaaaattaataaagaaatgacaatttataaaaagaaaaactattaattttcaatattttgtcaaaaaaaaatgctaattgAAAGgtctcatttattattttgaaaaatggtaaaaatactCATATATTTATAACGTTGTATCATCCTTAttgaaaaagatggaaaaataaCAGGttgatttaatctttaattgaacttttttttttcgagAAATTAAAGATGGGTTggataactatttttaataacaattttttattcttaaaaaaatagaaaaaacatatttaacaattaaaatattgctttttattttctattttctttctatttttatttttggatataagaaaatataatgttttGTGCAAACATTGCTTTCACTCGTGTTTCTAtgacagttttaaaaaattaattatatatatatatatatatatataataattaaaaataaaatattatatataaaaactattttataaaaacagttatcaaacatTAGGTAAGACATCCTTTTAAGGTTAGTAAAAATTTTCACATCCATGTAGAtgtttttattacaaaaatttatgaattaagaaaaaatgctTAATTAAAAGCAAAAAGATATGATTTCGTTTTAAACAGTAtcctaaatttataaaataaaataaattaattaaattttcatatttaattaagaTGGGAAATAGATAAAATAAGCATTTTTGCAGTCTCATAATAAAtggtatcaaaattttaattattttttaattttttttccataggtATGATTGGATGAGAACAAGAATAAAGAAGGCTATGTGTGACCTCatctctattttatttaattgtgacAATGATTTGGACATGGGTGTCTATATCAAGGCcttaaattatcattttcatgCATCACCTATACTTTGgataaggataaaaaataaaaataaaaatatttatatatatatcaagtgATTACGACACCCTTCGTATATGGGTCAAAATGTAACACATGAGGGTTGATTAGGGCTATTAAGTGCCCATTCATGTTTTGTtcatagtcttttttttttttttttttgtgattaaaGTCATTAATTTGatgttgtttttattaatttaacaatgattattgttatttttattgcttAAAATTTTGTGAGatataaacatttattttataggttcaattaaattctattttgacttattcatatttattttgataattttctaCCTTTTCCTCTATCTACGagataaaatcataattttttaaaatatgatattattattacaaattgtttGGATAAGAGTTTCTACATCCCCATTGACTAAGAATGCatttgagatttttattttatttttatatgaagtgtttttaatgggAGTATAAATATTTAtcgaaaaattatatattagtGTTTTTTCAtaagtattttagtttattatttaatttttattttttttaagattttgtcaaatactttttttttcaaaaaaaaaaaaaagttcttatgCAATAAGTGTTTTTTGAAAGTACCAAACAGACTTTAAATTTGTTCAAAGGCCTTatgaaaaaaatcttgaaaacttaggaaaatgttgtttctcataaaaaatttagtttgaCTTCTATAAAacgttattttatatttaataaagtttttataatacaaatattatatttattagattatgaagtttaaattaattttattgcacttaattttggattttaggTCAAGTTGTCTAATCTCACGAGGGTcaattttttctaaaacttCACTATTAGAactcttttgatttattttgattaGTGAAATTTTGACTAGTAGTACATTCTATGGATCATTTTGATtcgttttgaaaattttatttttttctctttattgattaacattttttttaaatttataattttgactttaatttcaattttcaaccaaataaaaaaaacataagaaactatgtcaaaaaaaaaaaaaaaaaattcaaaggatgtcttattaaacataaaattgcTTATAATATAAGTTGAAGTAAAACTTCTACAAcaagtaacattttttttaaaattattatttttttgttttgttttattttattttatttatataaatcacCAGTTTTTCTAGTAAAATCATCGAGACatcttattaaattttaaaagtacttTTGACTTCTCTAAGTCAATTCAAACTAGacattcatatttaattaaaatttataatactttataatcttttaaaatttatgggtttgtctaaaattatattaatccaatgttaattaatttatattttatgtttaatatagATTATTAGGCCCCACCAATTAGATGTTAGCACGATGGCCAAAAATGGGATACAAGACATGCTtaaaaattacacaaaatattaatgatttcaaataaaaatccttGTCActactttaatttaaattagtgTCATCTAATCATGGAATAAGAAccttcatttaaattattatcatcTAATCATCCTTTTAAATTGTCTTACGTGCACACACTAATGGAATTAAATAGTGTTGGAAAtgttgaaattccaatttcaataattaaaaaagataaaaaaaaaaaggtcaaattagaaaaggataaatttaaaattaattaaacaaaattataggaaaaaatttctaaaaatatttttatttaaaatttgtcgAATATATTTTTCAAGCTGCTTTATTCCGAAAaactttattatattaaattctatttaatataTCTAGTgagtataaaaaaatgaaagtccACGTGTAGTCCACGTGTCATGATtacatttttccaaaaaaacgtgacaattaattaatttatattggccaattaaaattcaaaagtttatgtccattaaaaaaatatttagaatatgACCAGTGTGCCCCCACATGATGATTAAAAAATGTCGGATcaaatttgtaatatatattttatttaataaaaaaaaagaaaaaagaaaaattccaagTTCGAAACTTACCCAGTAGCCAAAAGCGAGAGATCCGGTTGAAACGGAGGACCCGCAACGGCCCAGTGGTTTCTCAGTCAGTCTGGATCCAGCTTGTACTCCTAGTTTTTACCGGACACTCCCGGTGGCCAGTAAAGCCCACTTTTTTAGCCGGTTGAACCGGTCACCACCCCAcgatgagaagaaaaaaaaagaggaaagaatTTGCCTCGTTTTTACCAAAACTGCCACTGACAATTTCTTTCATCTGAAACTACCCCTTTCTACCAAGTTAATTTCGGTTTGCCCTCTATTTTCACCATCCCACCAATCACGGATAAGTGATGGGACCCGCATTCGCCACGATGGACATAGTACGGACAAACGGGGACCCACCACTTGCTGCTTGCCGCTGCGGTTATCCCTTGTCTTTTCGGATATCAACCCACCTGCCACAAATGTGAATCAGATAGCTTCTGCCCACGCCACGTGGCGGACATGCACCCGTTGGATCAGACTAGGGAAGAAATGTTAACCGTTGGATTTTGAAATAGTGGGTCAGAGCTTTAACCACACTTATGTAATCAGAAGTGggcccattaaaaaaattgaatctgtATCCTCCAAAAGATCAACCGTCCGATTAGATTTTCTGCTTTCTCCACTGTCAACCTCCTTGTATAAGCATCACACCGTATTTTTCCCCAAACATTAGATTTGGCCGACACGTTCACAGAGTTGCCGCATCGGAAATTccgaaattaaatttaaagtagaaaattaaaaaaataccaagTAGAAATTTTCGGAACAAAGTGAGGACAGTTACGTCATTTCACGAGTGAGCTGTTTCGGGAATTCAGGCGCATTTCCAATAAAACTCCCGCAATTTTCTGTAACGACAAACaaatacttaattttcaaaaattttaaaaattggatttttttggttttgcagaaacaagaaaaaccatATAAAGAATAGAGGGAGAGAGAAGAGTTATTaagaaatcaataataaataaataaataaataaataaaaattaaaaaatttaattaattaattaaaaattttatttgtgagTTTATATAGGAGTGTGCGTGTGTATATATTGATTTGAACTAAAGACAGGGCGCCCTTTAAAGCTATCCCTTCTGTCATTTTGCTTTTTTTAAGAAATGGTGTCGTTTTTGTGGAGAATTGACGCACAATGAAGAGATAAAAATCAGAAGAAAAagcccaagaaaaaaaaaaagaaaggaataattACAGAGGAGTGAATCATGAACAagtttgaagctttggattGGTTTATATGAGTTGTGTTTATCTACACGGTTTGTGGGTATGTCAGATCCCTTTGCTTGCTTTCAACTTTGGTTCTATGTTGTTCACTCCTTTGTTTTCttggtatttttcttttcttcttggtCAAAATTTTATTAGAGTGACTTCAAAATTTTGTGGAACAGTGGTAGgaatttttttctgtttttgtttgGGAACCCAGAAGTGTTTTGAGTGTTTTCAGTGAGATGGTTGTGGAAAATTGATGGCGAGTGTTGTTCTTTCTTGCGTTGGTACTGTCAGCTTAGGCTTTCGTGTTGTTTTTTTACTTGTGAATTcttcttggaatttttttttgatgtGGGTTTGTTTGGAGAGAAAATTTGTAGTGTTGTTTGGATGGTTTTTGTAAGTGGGTTTTCTGAATTTTGTTTTCCCAGGAAAGTGCAGGAAAATCTGTTTTGAGGTCAGGATTTGGCAAGTGTGTCGTTTTGGTTTCTGGGTTTCATTTGCCCTTCAAATCTGTTCATGAAcatcattcttcttcttcctcccttttttttttttttccctctggACACTAGTTCCAGACGGCTGGATacagttttctttttcttgggaaacaaacataattaaacatgttttttctgTTTTGATGTTTATCCCTTTTTCTGGTCCAAAAACAtgattcattttcctttatgcCAAACAGAgaaacaaatatttgtttttcctgCTGATTCTTCCAGCTTTTTCTGAGTTGTATTCAGCTTTCATTTTGCTGTGTACATCTCTCCACTGTCAAAAGTTTTCTCCAAtccacaatttaaaaaaaaattcaggttatcgttttttatttttgggaaaataatttaatgctAATTATAGTGAAGTGAATGTGATGAGAAATATGGCAAGGCCATAAACGcagaacaatttttattttttcctttttttgggtgattttttttttccttctaaatttttcattcataggcctgtttcatttgttttcctAGATCTCTGGTGGTTtgggaaaataattgaaattctCTTAGCCCACATGAATTTTCTAggcttcaaactcattttaggAGTGTTTGGTTGGCATGATTTCTATTTGGGTTCAGTTTTCTTTGCTGTCTCTGCTGTAATCCATGGCCATTTGTGCTATTCATTTGCAGGGTTGATACTGATATGGATTTTTCCGAGTCTACCAAAGTTGTTTATAATAGAATTCAGAAGCTAGAACCCGAAAATGTCTCTAAAATTATCGGTTATCTTCTCTTGCAAGACCATGGTGAGCGTGACATGATCCGGCGGGCCTTCACTTCTGATAATGCGATACAATGTTTGATCAATAAGGCCAAGACCGAGCTCGGGCTATCATCAAAGCCTGCTGTTTCCAGTCCAATTTCACCTCCTCAGGTGAACCCTTCACCTGTTTCGGATCTTCCCTTACAATTCACACCATTCTCGCCTGCTTCAGCTCGGCCCTTTCCATCACCCCGGCCTGGGAATTCCTACTGGGATCCCCAAGTCAATGGTGATCAGCAGCAAGTTCATAAGTTGGGGGATTTTGTCCCTCAAGGGTACTCGGATTCTCTTCCGGATGATTTTCGCCTCCAGAGCCAAATCCACTTCTTGGCTATGGAGGACCAGTTAGAGAATTCGGTTAGTTCAGAATTCTCGGGGAGTTACTACTACGCTGAACAAGCATTGAATACTAGAATCAGTCGAAGGTCTCCCAGCTTGCCCGAATTTCCCCTCAAGGTCTGCCATTACTTCAATAAGGGGTTCTGCAAGCATGGGAACAGCTGTAGGTATTTCCATGGCCACCCCATGCTCGAAAGCTTCTCTCAGATTTTCAGCCCAGGTGCCAATGAGCTCCCTAATGATGATCATGTCTTTCCACCGGGCTCTCTTGAAAAGCTAGAATTGGAGCTCACCGAGCTTCTGAAATCCAGGAGGGGTTGTCCTGTTTCCATTGCCTCCCTGCCAATGATGTATTATGAGAAGTATGGGAGGACCCTTCAAGCTGAGGGTTATCTTACTGAGAGCCAGAGACATGGAAAGGCCGGGTACAGCCTGACGAAGCTTCTTGCTCGATTGAAGAACAGCATTCGCCTCATTGACAGGTCCTGCTGCATGGATTCTTTCAGTATCTTCATTCatcataaattttcattttgagtATTTAATCAtggagtttttgtttttgtttttgttttaatatgcAGACCTCATGGGCAGCATTCTGTGATCCTGGCGGAAGACCTCCCCAAGTACATGGAGGTCAATGGCGAGAGAAGTGATCCCGGTGCCATTGTTGGCAGCTCTAAACAGATTTATCTCACATTTCCTGCTGATAGCACTTTCACTGAGCAAGATGTTTCCAACTACTTCAAGTAAGGAATTTGGAAACCGTTATTGGGATTTTATTAGCAATGTAGGGGTATGTTTTTGTAACATCTAATGTTTGCGATTTATTCTGCAGCAAATTTGGTCCTGTTCAGGATGTCAGAATCCCATGCCAACAGAAGAGGATGTTTGGATTTGTGACTTTTGTTTTTGCCGAAACTGTCAAGCAAATTCTCACGAAAGGGAATCCACATTATATATGTGGAGCACGCGTACTGGTGAAACCCTATCGAGAAAAGGCCTCATCCAGGACTATTGACAGGTAAAATTTGATTTGAGTCGCTTATGGTATTGTCGTTTTCCACATAGATTCTGCTTCCATCATGGCATAGAATTTCTTGTTTTGcctctcaaaactctcaaaatAGAAATCTCCACAATgaacaaaggaagaaaaaaaggaaacatgGTTAAGGGCATTGTTTGCTTTGGCATAAAATCAAAGACAATTATTGGAGTCTTGGAATTTAGACAAAAAGCAAATGCTGGAAACACTATTTTCTAAAAGCGGAAAAGGCTGACATACTCATTCCTCATTTCGTTAAATCATTAGTCTTCTATACTTTTGGCCTATGAGGACTTTACAACTTTTCCAGATTCTAGAAGTGCTTCCTTTGCATACTGATCTGAATTTTACAATCATTTCAGGCAACTTTAATTCAGATTTCGTGTTCTTCAATCTTTTCTCAATGTGGCATATTGAATTTTGTTTCTGAACATAGTTACCAGGAACCATCATTAATTGAAAACCTAAGCCTATTATTACGATATATTATAGTGCATGCTTTGCATGCTTATCCTTATTGTTTTCTTCAGTCTTTGAGGTTACTTCCCCATATACGATTACTTGAATCCATCCCAAGGAGGCATGCTGTTTCTTTTACCCAATTTCAAACTGTTTTTTTGTCACTCTGAAggctataataatttttaacaggAGGCAGCATCCTATGTATTACAGTCCACACTTCATTGATGGGGATTCTGAGCTCCAGTCAAGTGAGTAGAATCCTTTGGATAATGCCGCCTTTTTTTTGGAAGTGgggtttgttttctttggtgTTTGATACGATTTCTTTCTTGTCCTGATCATTCTCCAGTTCCAAGAGTTTGTGATAATTCAAGACTACTCAGGAAGCAGCAACTGATGGAGGAACACGAGCAGGCACTCGAACTTGAGAGGCGTCGTTTATCTGAGTTGCAGCTGACTCCGAAATCCGCTCACCCTTACTTTGGCTACTCCATGGATGAGTTCAAGCAGCACTCTGATGGTTTGTCATATTTGCTTAAAATAAacaacgttttttttttttttaacaatttttttctttgacttcATTTTCTTTGCGGTCCTGAAAGCAGCTGCCCATGCAGAACAAGCTGAGTTCCCATCTGCAGAGCGCCTCAACTACCTCCTGGAGGTCTTGAACAATGGTTCCACCAGTGAAGACAGGAGCACTAACTACAATGAACAGGAGAGGTATAGATGAATAACTCTTTTGGGCCCTTTTTTAAAGAGATTCTACAATCATATCGACCAATTTTCTGACATGGGTGCTTCTCTTTATGGATGATAACCAACCCCTTTCGCGGCAGCCAAGGACTTAATCTTCCAGAAAGCCCATTCGCATCTCCCATTAGGAACAGCATTTCAACAGTAACATAGGTTCAGAAACAGAGGAGTCATAGAGGTAAGGACTGAAActccaaaaactattttcaaggGTTCGATACTACAACAaacaacagcagcagcagcagcatcaGCATCAGCAGTTTCGTTTTCGTTCTTTTACATTTCCCTCTCAAAGAGTCTTGTGTTCCCGGTCAGTTTTCCAAGTGGCATTATACCATACTGAAGCAGAGAAACAACAGACAGCAAAGCATCAAACTCCTCCCCTGTAAGTGGAGGAGACTGCAAAGGAGAATGATACAGAAAAATCTAATATGTTTACAGGTTCTAAGGTTCTaaagctttttttctttttaatgtaaCCACAGAGAGGAAGCAGAGAGACAGACAAGAGTTCTTAATCAGAATGTAATGTATAGCCTGCTTTAGCTGAAGAAGAAACTAGAACAATACGCAGGGCTctgataaaagaagaaaagttttAGTGATCTCTGCATCAGTTTTAAG
The window above is part of the Vitis riparia cultivar Riparia Gloire de Montpellier isolate 1030 chromosome 12, EGFV_Vit.rip_1.0, whole genome shotgun sequence genome. Proteins encoded here:
- the LOC117927051 gene encoding zinc finger CCCH domain-containing protein 18 isoform X3, translating into MIRRAFTSDNAIQCLINKAKTELGLSSKPAVSSPISPPQVNPSPVSDLPLQFTPFSPASARPFPSPRPGNSYWDPQVNGDQQQVHKLGDFVPQGYSDSLPDDFRLQSQIHFLAMEDQLENSVSSEFSGSYYYAEQALNTRISRRSPSLPEFPLKVCHYFNKGFCKHGNSCRYFHGHPMLESFSQIFSPGANELPNDDHVFPPGSLEKLELELTELLKSRRGCPVSIASLPMMYYEKYGRTLQAEGYLTESQRHGKAGYSLTKLLARLKNSIRLIDRPHGQHSVILAEDLPKYMEVNGERSDPGAIVGSSKQIYLTFPADSTFTEQDVSNYFNKFGPVQDVRIPCQQKRMFGFVTFVFAETVKQILTKGNPHYICGARVLVKPYREKASSRTIDRRQHPMYYSPHFIDGDSELQSIPRVCDNSRLLRKQQLMEEHEQALELERRRLSELQLTPKSAHPYFGYSMDEFKQHSDAAHAEQAEFPSAERLNYLLEVLNNGSTSEDRSTNYNEQESQGLNLPESPFASPIRNSISTVT
- the LOC117927051 gene encoding zinc finger CCCH domain-containing protein 18 isoform X1, with the translated sequence MSCVYLHGLWVCQIPLLAFNFGSMLFTPLFSWVDTDMDFSESTKVVYNRIQKLEPENVSKIIGYLLLQDHGERDMIRRAFTSDNAIQCLINKAKTELGLSSKPAVSSPISPPQVNPSPVSDLPLQFTPFSPASARPFPSPRPGNSYWDPQVNGDQQQVHKLGDFVPQGYSDSLPDDFRLQSQIHFLAMEDQLENSVSSEFSGSYYYAEQALNTRISRRSPSLPEFPLKVCHYFNKGFCKHGNSCRYFHGHPMLESFSQIFSPGANELPNDDHVFPPGSLEKLELELTELLKSRRGCPVSIASLPMMYYEKYGRTLQAEGYLTESQRHGKAGYSLTKLLARLKNSIRLIDRPHGQHSVILAEDLPKYMEVNGERSDPGAIVGSSKQIYLTFPADSTFTEQDVSNYFNKFGPVQDVRIPCQQKRMFGFVTFVFAETVKQILTKGNPHYICGARVLVKPYREKASSRTIDRRQHPMYYSPHFIDGDSELQSIPRVCDNSRLLRKQQLMEEHEQALELERRRLSELQLTPKSAHPYFGYSMDEFKQHSDAAHAEQAEFPSAERLNYLLEVLNNGSTSEDRSTNYNEQESQGLNLPESPFASPIRNSISTVT
- the LOC117927051 gene encoding zinc finger CCCH domain-containing protein 18 isoform X2; the protein is MDFSESTKVVYNRIQKLEPENVSKIIGYLLLQDHGERDMIRRAFTSDNAIQCLINKAKTELGLSSKPAVSSPISPPQVNPSPVSDLPLQFTPFSPASARPFPSPRPGNSYWDPQVNGDQQQVHKLGDFVPQGYSDSLPDDFRLQSQIHFLAMEDQLENSVSSEFSGSYYYAEQALNTRISRRSPSLPEFPLKVCHYFNKGFCKHGNSCRYFHGHPMLESFSQIFSPGANELPNDDHVFPPGSLEKLELELTELLKSRRGCPVSIASLPMMYYEKYGRTLQAEGYLTESQRHGKAGYSLTKLLARLKNSIRLIDRPHGQHSVILAEDLPKYMEVNGERSDPGAIVGSSKQIYLTFPADSTFTEQDVSNYFNKFGPVQDVRIPCQQKRMFGFVTFVFAETVKQILTKGNPHYICGARVLVKPYREKASSRTIDRRQHPMYYSPHFIDGDSELQSIPRVCDNSRLLRKQQLMEEHEQALELERRRLSELQLTPKSAHPYFGYSMDEFKQHSDAAHAEQAEFPSAERLNYLLEVLNNGSTSEDRSTNYNEQESQGLNLPESPFASPIRNSISTVT